DNA sequence from the Chlorocebus sabaeus isolate Y175 chromosome 25, mChlSab1.0.hap1, whole genome shotgun sequence genome:
cttcccttcccttcccttccctctctccatccatccatctgcctgCCTACCTATCTACAGGATCTCccgctgtcactcaggctggagtacagtggtgtgatcacagctcaccacagccttgaactcctgtgctcaagcaattctcccaccttagcctcccaagtaactaggactacaggtacatgccaccacgccctgctaattaaaaaaaattttttatagcaacagggtctcactatgttgcccaatctggtctcaaacttttgggctcaagtgattctcctggcctCCCAggaggcctcccaaagtcctgggattataggcattaaccacacctggccaattttgtttgtattttaaatgcaATTTGGGGCTTTCATAATCCAGAACATTGTGAATATAGACTTGGCTAGACTGAGATTCACTGTCCCTTCTTGATGATACCCTGGCCAATGCTGTTTCTGGCGATCAGTTGGGCAGCCAGGTAGGGCGCCCTCTGTAGCAGCACATCTGGAACAAGAAGAAACTTGGACTTCATCTGCATTTCAAATGGAAGCTTTTGCCAGTAAGGAAATTCAAGGTGGACCAGAACCATGGAAAACGCTGAAAGGAGAGTTAGCTTAAGTGCCAAATGTCCCCATGGACTTACGCTTTGGTTCATGCCTGTTTGGGTTTGGGGCTGTGTAAGTTTGGGACTCATGttctgcatttattcattcaacaaatatgtatcaaAACCTGTTATGTGCAAGGGATGTGAacaaaggaaaacacatttttattttattttatatttattttattattattttttgcgatggagtttcacgcttgttgcccaggctagagtgcaatggcatggtctcggctcactgcaacctctaccttctgggttcaagcgattctcctgcctcagcctcccaagtcgctgggattacaggcacccgccaccacacctggctactaatttctttttcttttttcttttttttttttttttttttgagacagagtcttgctctgtcacccaggctggagtgcagtggcataatcttggctcactgcaaccttcacctgctgggttcaagcaattctcctgcctcagcctcctgagtagctgggactacgggcatacgccaccatgcccgactaattttttctatttttagtagaaatggggtttcactatgctggccaggctggtcttgaactcctgacctcgtgatccacctgccttggcctcccaaaatgctgggattacagatgtgagctactgcgcccggccgctaattcttgtacttttaggaaagatggaatttcaccatgttggccagactggtcttcaactccagacctcaggtgattcacctgcctcggcctcccgaagtgctgggatttcaggtgtgagccaccgtgcccggccatgaaacacatttttaaaatactaatgtgGGAACATATGGTAAGTGAGGAGGAGTGTCCGTACAGCAGGTATAGATTTGGCAAAGGAAGGCACCCAGTTGTCCCGTGCTTCCTGAGGAAATTGTCCCAAATAGTCCTTGTTGACTCCTTGTTTTCACTGTACTACCCTCCCTCTTTTAcggtctgaatgtgtccctccCTACCTCAGATTCATATATTGGAATGTAAtcgccaatgtgatagtattaagaagtgGTGCCTTTGGTCTGTGATTAGATCACGAGGGCAGAGGCCTCATGGAAAAGATTAGGGTCCTTATAAAAGGCCTTGAAGGAGTGGATTTGAACCATTCTATCCCTTCCACCGTGGGAGCAACAAGTAACCATCAATGAGGAAcagggccctcatcagacactgaaccTGTTggaatgtcttattttttttatttttagagatggtcttgctctgttgcccaggctggagtgcagtggcatgatcatagctgactgcagcctcaaactcctgggctcaagcaatcctcctgactcaacttcccaagtagctggaactacaggtgtgcaccaccatgcctggttaattttctttttgcatttgtagagatggggtctcacaatgttgcccagtctggtctcaacctcctgggctggagtaatcctcctgcctcaggctcccaaagtgctgggattataggcatgaaccaccgtggcCAGTCCCTACTGCCTTGTTGATCTTGGACATCCCTGCCTCCAGAAATGtgacaatacatttctattatttataaattacagtctgtggtgttttgttacagcagcatggACTAAGATTCCCCTTCTTTTCCTTCACTGtgtcctctttcctctccttggtCCTTACTGTGGATGCAAGATTCATGAAATGCCCTCTTTCTACCATTCCAAATATACACCTTGCCAGATCCCAGGAGTTATGCAGCACACCCCGCCTCCTGCCATGGCCCCTCCATATGCCCCACCCCCTTGGGGCCCTTCAGCACTGTAGGAACCATTGAAGCTTTCCTTCTACAGAGCGTGAAGTCTGGGATGATGTAATATATGGTGTTCTCATGCTGACTCTGGGCCACTCAGCCTGTGAAGAAACAGTAAAAAAGTGTGAATTTCCGGGCATCCCCACAGACAGCAGGAATTTTTCCCAGTTTTAAGGAATCGAGCACCTCTGCCACTGACGCCATTGCACTTTTGGCTAAGCAAAGGTGTGCCCCCATAACACTAGCAGCACTAGAGTGGGGCTTCATGTTTAGatgggctgggggaagggggaagggacaCCTCCCACTACTTTCAAAGGGAGCCCGCAGGAGGGACACTGCTCAGAAACCACCTTAGCAGGGAGAGgcggggaagaggaggaaggaggagaaaacggggtggagtggggagaggaagagagggaggaccTTGGGCAGGGCAGGGAAGCCAACCTGAGCAAACACAGCAGCCCGAGTGTTCCCAAGGCCACAATGCTGAGAATGTCCACTCCTAATCTGTGTGGTGGTCTGCATTGCTGGGCCCCCTGGCTTTCTTCTGGcattctctgcctctgcctcataTTCTTATTGGGCCAGGTGGGCTTGCTGCAGGGACACCCCCAGTGCCTGGATTATGGGCCCCCTTTCCAGCCCCTTCTGCACCTTGAGTTTTGCTCTGACTATGAGTCCTTTGGCTGCTGTGACCAGCACAAAGACCGCCGCATCGCTGCCCGGTACTGGGACATCATGGAATATTTTGATCTGAAGAGGCATGAGCTGTGTGGAGATTACATTAAAGACATCCTTTGCCAGGTAGTGAAAAGTGCCTTCCAGCCCCAGGGGTTTGGGTGCTGGGTTGCATGGTGTGGGTCCTGAGCGGAGGGTGCTTTGGGAGCCCAGCCCTTTAGAAGTTCAAGTGCCGGGTGCCTCATCTTTGAGCTGCCATCTTTGGATGCGCACACTGACATGAGCGTGTTCTGAATTTGGTCTCCATGGGTTCCCCAAACCTCTCCCTCTGGGATTCTGCTGGCCCTGATTCTTCTCCAGGCTCCAGGAGGATGAGAGCAATACTCTTCCCGGAGCTCTCAGAGCAGCCATTATTTGCCACGGGCCCTCTGCGGTGCATGGCAAATAACTATTTGCATCCTCTGTGGTGCTCAGAGAGTTAGGCACTTATACTCATGGCATTTACCGAGTGCATTAAGGGAGGGAGTGGTGGCATCTGTTGGGGTCCAGTCCTTTCTCATCTGGCTGATTTGTGCCAGGGCATCTCTGGTGTCACGATGGTGGCAGCAGGAGTTGGGGACTCTCCCCAGAGTTCTGTCTGCCCAGCACTCCAGAGCTGGAAGAGAGAGATGCAAGCTGCTGAGTAACAGTGACTCACAGTTTCTGCTTCTCCTGGTTGCCCAACAGCCAAAATCCACATCCCTGGGAGGCATCGTTTTGGTTGAGCTCAGCCTGAAAACAAGACGGGTGTAGCCTGCACACACAGACTTTGTAGGAAGAGGATGTTTGGGGGTTAATGGAGAGAGGTCAGCATTTGGAAAGCTGATGAAAGAGGTTGCCTGGGGAGGACCCCTCTAATGATGTTGGGGAGGACAGACAAGAAGTCCAGGCAGCCTTTTGAACTGAGACCCCTTGGGCTTGTCAGCACCATGACTTGGCTATCCACGGGTGTCTCTTCATGACCACTGTTCCTGAACTTGCTGACCACCGTAACTGCCACACAGATGTGGAGTGGTTAAGTGAGCTTCCCAGAGTCCAGGAGAGAATTACAGCTGAGTCTAGCCCAGAAAGTCAGCCACCTGGGTGGCACCGCCTGGGGCTACACTCTTGGAAACACTCCTCAGCTGTTTCCTGGAGAATTAACTCTAGGATACCCATTAGGGTAGAAGCTGAGCTTTTACAAGCAGCACTGAGAatgtttatttctgagatctccCCTAGTAAAAATGTATACCCCTGACCCTTCCCTCTTGCATAACGTTTCAGAAAGTCAAAGTCAGCAGTTCTGTTGTTTCAGAGATTTGAGGAATAAGAACAATTTCAGCCAAACAATCCTACACATGTTTATTCGTTCCCATTTGTAAGGTCCTCTTTCTTCCCCAACACATGTAGTGTGTACCCAGCAATGATTCTGCAGGCAGTTGTTATGatcctcattttactgatgagggcTCAAGAGTTTAGATGACTTACCCAAGGCAAAACAATCCTGGGGCACAGAGCTAGATGCTCAGGCTCCAAGTTTTGTGCCCTTTCAGTCACACCATGCTAAAGTATAGTAAGAGCAGCACTGGCTTGTTTACTTAATGGTTTTCTGAGGTCCCCAAACTATATGCTCCATTGGAAGGAGACTTTGTGCGTTTCGCTCCCTGCTGCATCCCAGTCAATGcagagaacagtgcctggcacgtaagAGAGACTCAACAGGAGGGTCACatagggatcttttttttttttttttttttttttgagacagagtcttactcagtcacccaggatggagtgcagtggcatggtcttggctgactacaacctctgcctctcgggtccaagcaattctgcctcagtctcctgagtacctgggactcctggtgtgtgacaccatgcctggccatttttttttttttttcttatttttagtagtgacagggtttcaccatgttggccaggctggtcttgaactcctgacctcaggtgatctgcccacctcatcctctcaaagtgctgggattacaggcgtgagccactgtgcctggccagagacCTTATGGCCTTTAATTGTCTTCCTTTAAAGTAGGGAAGTATCTGTTTAGTTACTGTGCTAATTGAGTAGAAGCAACTTTGCAAACTCTAAATGGCTGCATGAGAGTGTGCCATAGTAGTGGTTCTCTTTCCACAGCCCCCTTCTATTCTCTAGTATTGGATCCTTAATTCAgtctcccctctctctttttcccacTCTCCGAGAGTGGACAGAATGAGTAAGGGGACACTTAAGAGTGGGTCGGTCATGTTGCTTCTTGACAGCTGCTGTAATAAGTGTCTTAAATGGAAACAGACACCCTGAGGGGAGCCTGTGAATCTCTGGGCTCCTTCTTCCCCTCTGCCCAATGACCGAAAGCTGGCTCTGCAATCTACAATGAGAGGAAATAAGACAGAACAGGGAACTCACATATACATGAAAAACGCTGCTGGTCCTTTTGTGAAGCGATGGGAGCACAGAGGTGAATGAGATGGTTCTGCGCAGACTGGCTGGCTCAGGAGAGTCATTAGTGATCAGAAGGGGGCTTCTGGGCCAATAGGTGAACTCTGCTGGAACGCACGGCTCCAAACGACACCCTTTGAATTGGACTTTCTTACCTTTCTAATCTCAGTTGCGTCTGCCTTTCATCACTACTGGGAGTCACTCATCTGCTCACAATATTCTATTTTCCTTCTAAAAAGTGTTATAGTCTAGGGAGGTCTGAGTAGCAGCTACTCCTTTGGGCAAATAGTCCTCATATGTTTGTGTAAGGAGCAGACATATTGTCCCATAGCCACAATTCAAATGTGTATAGGTTCCAGCATGGTACTTTGCAcatattaaacactgaaatattttaaataaataattgaagaaatTGCTAGACACCTAATCTCCGAGAGTGATACATCCAATGTCCAttctgataattttatttttcattgtaaaatattccaaaaatatggaaaagcacagaaaaattaaattaacactGTATCTCCAACAACCATATTTGAACAAATATGAAATTTTTGCCAAATTGTTTCATATTtgtgtaaagaaataaaatcttagtAGATACAGCATCCAtaagaaaatgaggctgggctgacacggtggctcatgcctgtaaatgccagcactttgtgagattgaggaggcaggagaatcactcgagcccaggagtttgagatcagcctaggcaacatggtgaggccgtctctatgaaaaataaaataaaatgaaaattaaaaaaacaaaaagaaagagatctagaaattagtaatttttttggaaaaaatattcatgcataatttaataaaactttaaatgtcAAAAACTAGCTGAAATGTTAGAGATAGCATAGTGAATATGAGAGATTTTCCCTGCTTTCTGCCTTCCAGGAGCATTAACTGGGTAGAAAATCACAGAGAAGAGTTTTAGCAGCAGTTGGTAACAAAAACTCCAGAATCCTGACTTTTTTCCCCAAggaccattttttcttttctgcttgctCAAAACGTGAGCTTGCTCAAAGCGCCGGTATGGCAGGTCTGATGCTGAACCTGAGCTCCGCGTTCTTTTCTAGGAGTGCTCGCCCTACGCGGCCCACCTCTATGACGCCGAGAACCCCCAGACGCCCCTCCGGAATCTCCCCGGCCTCTGCTCTGATTACTGCTCTGCCTTCCATTCTAACTGCCACTCCGCCATCTCCCTGCTGACCAATGACCGAGGCCTCCAGGAGTCTCACGGAATGGACGGTGTCCGCTTCTGCCACCTCCTGGATCTTCCTGACAAGGACTATTGTTTCCCCAACGTCCTGAGGAACGACTATCTCAACCGCaacctgggcgcggtggcccaggATCCTCGGGGCTGCCTGCAGCTCTGCCTGAGCGAGGTGGCCAACGGCCTGAGGAACCCCGTCTCCATGGTCCATGCCGGGGACGGCACCCATCGCGTCTTTGTTGCCGAGCAGGTAGGAGTGGTGTGGGTCTATCTCCCTGATGGGAGTCGTCTGGAGCAACCCTTCCTGGACCTCAAGAACATCGTGTTGACCACCCCATGGATCGGGGATGAGAGAGGCTTCTTGGGGTTGGCTTTTCACCCCAAATTCCGCCACAATCGCAAGTTCTATATTTATTATTCGTGCCTGGACAAGAAGAAGGTAGAAAAGATCCGGATTAGTCAGATGAAGGTTTCTCGGGCTGATCCTAACAAAGCTGACCTGAAATCAGAGAGGTGAGAGGTACTCATGAGAGCCTGCTGCTGTACTGTGTTCCGAAATAATGCCCACCAGGTCTGTGGGATAATAGAGGGGAATTTTACTGATTTTACAGAACTACTGCAACTGTTGAGAAAGGAGTCACTGTGGATTGAGGACGGCCCAAGTTAGATTCTTGAGTTAAGGCTGTTTAATGGGATGTAGCCATCACCTTACAGTTACCctaaataaagacatacttgtCTGTCTTTACAAAGGGTAAGCAAGGACCAACAGTCATAAGGGTCTGAGAAAGAATTATAGATAATATCAACATGTGAAACATAATAGTAGCCTCTGATTATTATGTGGCCATTACATCCCAGGCCCTTTACTTTGAATGTGGGATTTCTCATTCTAACTGGAAGCTGTGGCACAAGACCATCAAGCTACGGCTGCACGGCCAAGTGAGGACTCAGTTTTAACTGACCCTAAGCTCTTTCCACCCTACCACTctgcgtttttttttttccccttcttctcctttctcccttgcCTCTTTTCCCATGGTAGACAGGTTGGAAGATTGCAAAGAGCATAAGGAACTCATAGATTAACCCCTCTTAAGTTGCTCGAAAGAAAGGATGGAGCATTCTGGTAGGGCAGAGAGTAAGGGCAAGCCCTAGAAAAGGACGGTTGTTACCCTGGCTGGGTCCACAGCTCATTAAATCATggtatgaaagaaaaatgaggccggacatggtggctcatgcctgtaatcccaacactttgggaagttgaggcaggcagatcatttgaggtcaggagttcaagaccagcctggccaacatggaaaaaccctgtctctaccaaaaattagccaggcatggtggcacatgcctgtagtcccagctactcaggaggccgaggcaggagaattgcatgaacctgggaggcagaggttgcagtgagccaagatcacaccactgcatgccaacctgggtgacagagcaagactccagctcaaaaaaaaaaaaaaaaaaaaaaaaggcagatgtgGTGGTAATCCCAGAGTCGGGAGGCTCtcagctgaggcagaattgcttgaatccggaggtggaggttgcagtgagctgagattgcaccactgcactccagcttggatgcagagtgagactctgtctaaaaaaaaaaaaaaaaaaaaaaaaagagagagagagaaaagaaaaatgagccatGAAAGAGTTATACCAGGAAAAAAGGGTCATCTCAGAGCCCCAAATCTACCTGCTTTGTGATCCTCAAAAACTCAGAAGCAGGTCTTGGCTGACTTGGCAAATCTTGGTGGCTTGGACTAGTCATTTCTGGGTATCTCAAGAGGATGTAACTTCAGCTTGTGTCAAATCCTAATgcatggtttcttttttctcttccagggTCATCTTGGAGATCGAAGAACCAGCCTCAAACCATAATGGCGGACAACTTCTTTTTGGCCTAGATGGCTATATGTACATATTCACTGGGGACGGGGGACAGGCTGGAGATCCCTTTGGCCTGTTTGGAAATGCTCAGAACAAGTAAGCTGGATGGAGGCTGGGACCCTGTCCCTTCAGAGTGAGCCCCTGGTACGGTGTTTTTGCAGGGATGGCATCAAACTCAAATCACATGCTGCAAGATGTAGTCCACTCCATTGAGGCAATGGGAGGAACGTTTGGTTTTCATTTCCATAAATTTCAGACATAGTATATTTTGGTAGTTAATATCATTGATGCTCAATATAACTGTCAGAATGTTATGTAAAGGAGAATtcgggattttaaaaatatatatattaccaCGTCATTATTCACCACACTAATCATCTAATTCAATTCAACTCAATATTATTATTGAACACCATGTTCCAGGTGCTGTGCTAGGCCTTGGAGACACATGAGAAGTTAACTACTGAGAGCCAATGTGTATTGGGTGCTTGCAGCTTGTCAGGCACTGGTCTAAGTACATTTGAGAAGGTAATTTTAACAACCTTCAAGGGCAAGAATTTATATCtaatatctattttgttaattgatATATCACCAAcacttaggacagtgcctggcacaagggAGCCTTTCCATAATTACACagggaatgaatgaatcataTGAAGTATACATATAATAgtatccattttacagacaagcaaatggaGGCACAGAGGTAATACAATGAGTAAGTGGAAAAAATAGAATCCCAACCCACACGATGTGGCGCCAGAGCCCAGTGATGCTGTGTTGCCTAGATAAAGGTCATGTGGTCCTTCTGCCCTTTGCACCCAGTAAGCACTTGGCTTCTATTGTTCCTAGTAATAGAAATATTGAGGTTAATAATAATACAAAGCTAACATTTGTCAAATACCTACTGTGATTCAATAATTGCATTAAACGCTATGTACACAATAACTCATTTAACCCTTATATCAAAACCACACTGCAaggtaaataatatttatctagcaatatatttgaaatagagatggggtctcactgttttgcctaggctgttcttgaactcatggcctcaagctatccgcccacctcagcctcccaaaatgtgagattacaggcatgagccactgcacctggccaatatattaaaaataatagcagcCTCTGATTATCATGTGTCCATTAGATTCCAGACCCTTTACTTGAGTGTGAAATTTCTCATCGTCATAGGAAGCAGTGGCACAAGGCCATCAGTTACTCTCCTCTGACTTTCAAATGAGGAAAGTCAGTCCCAGAGACCATAGTCATTGGCAGAGCCTCTCAAaagcttctgttctgttcttttaacTGACCAGGTtgttaaataaagaataaacaatgtaactagctccttttaaaaatttgtcataTTAGACCAAATCAGAGAGTAGCTGTCCTCATCATTAAAATAAGAATTGAAGCTGCAACTTGCTCAGGGTCAGATGGGCCAAGATCACATCAAACTTTTGCCTCGTAGTTCTTTTCGAGCCAAACATGGGGCAGTCTTAAATATCTTGtatagatttaaaagaaaatcttcaagCTCATTCTTgctggtacaaaaaaaaaaaaaaaggaaaataagaagtcaCATCTTCCCATGTGATCCTTAGCAGTCTCTTGGCATCAACTATGGGTCGGCCCTTGTGGATTGTCTCTTCCAGTCCTGTGGCTTTCCTTGCTTACCTGATTCTGTTTCCTGGCCTTCTTTCTTTCAGAAGTTCCCTGCTGGGAAAAGTTTTAAGGATCGATGTGAACAGGGCAGGCTCAGATGGCAAGCGGTACCGAGTCCCCTCGGACAATCCGTTTGTTTCTGAGCCAGGGGCCCACCCTGCCATCTATGCCTATGGGATTAGGAACATGTGGCGCTGTGCTGTGGACCGAGGGGACCCCATCACGCGCCACGGTCGAGGCCGGATATTCTGTGGGGACGTGGGCCAGAACAGGTTTGAAGAGGTTGACCTCATTGTGAAAGGCGGCAATTACGGCTGGAGAGCAAAGGAAGGGTTTGCATGTTATGACAAAAAACTTTGTCACAATGCCTCTTTGGGTAAGTAAGAAGCTCTCTCGGTGATTTCTTGGATGAGTGGAGCGGGCTGGAGGTGGAGATGGGGAATAAAACCTGAATGTCCTGCCCTGCAGGTCATTTAAATCACGCCTTGTTCGTGTCCTGTGGTGTAGTGCTTCTCCAATCCGTCCTCCAGCCACTCACTGGCACCAGAGACATCTCGGCAGTGGCTATTTGAAAAGACTGAATTCCTAGACTCTGCCTCAGACCtaatgaatttgaattttgggTAGATTGGAGAAATAAGATTGACGtaggaatctgtattttcatAAGTTACCCACATTAATTTTAGGCATattattttgagaaccactggcagAGCAAAATTggtgtatgtttttatttatgtccCAACTGGTACAGGCCACTGAAATGATATTCTGCATACAGTCAAGTAAGaggacactttcttttcttttttttagacagagacttgctctgtcaccaggttggagtgcagtggcacgatctcggctcactgcaacctccgactccctggttcaagcgattctcctgcctcaatctcctgggattacaggcatgtgccaccactcccagctaatttttatatttttagtagagatggggtttcaccatgttggccaggatggtctcgatcccctgaccttgtgatccacctgtctcagcctcccaaagtgccgggattacaggtgcgagccaccatgcccagcccaggacaCTTTCTAAACACCAATAATCAAGGTGTGATTTAGAAACTCCACCTGGCTCAAAATTCTAGTGTTCTGACTCTATTACTACTTCTTAGTCTTTTCTTGTCCTCTGAGTTATAAAGCAGTCTTACAGACTGTGACAATATTTTCCATATCCTTAAACCAGGGTATCTGCCATATCAACCTACAGGGAAAACTTAGCCATGTAGATTTCCAGGTCACTGCCTCATAGATGGAGGGAATTTTTGGCTTCCTCTCTGCCTAAGGATAGCAGTTAAGTAGGAAGCTTGCAAATATTGTGAATGGCCTATTGAGAACAATAAACATGATTTACTTGCTTGCCTGTCCTACTGAAGACCAAGAGGTAAAGTGTTCTTCACTGAATTAGGCAACTGCATTAAAAagtccccttcttcctccttgaAGCTTTCAATTTTAGGCCACGACTCTcactctctttcctctcccctgGACAGATGATGTTCTGCCAATCTATGCTTATGGCCACGCAGTGGGGAAGTCAGTCACGGGAGGTTATGTCTATCGTGGTTGTGAATCCCCAAATCTCAATGGCCTATATATCTTTGGAGACTTCATGAGTGGGTAAGGAAGGACTGatgtcccttctctctctttttatttgaacACTTTTACTGAGGTATAACTTACATATGGTGAAATATAATCATGTAGGAGCACAGTTGTATGATGTTTTACAAATGTATGCACTCATATTTCCAGCAACCATATCAAGAGGCAGAACACTTCCATCACCCTAGGAGGCTCCTTCTTTTCtattgcctctctctctctctctctctctctctctctctgtttctctctcataCCAGGGGCTCACTTTAAAGGGACAGGGGCCCAGCTTCCATCCAGCTTACTTGCTCTGAGCATTTCCAAACATGCCAAAGGGATCTCCAGCCTGTCTCCCGTCCCCAGTGAATATGTACATGTAGCCATCCAGGCCTAAAATaaattgtctctctctctgtcacacacacacctacacacaccccGCAGCCAGAGATAAGCACTCCCACCACAGCTTAGTTTTGTTTCTGGAACTTcgtatataaatggaatcattataGTATGGACtcttctttctgtgcttggcttctTTAACTTGGCAATGTCTGTGGGATTCATCAATGTTGTTTCCATGTATcagtaatttgtcttttttattgcttTGTAAAATTCAATTGTATGAATACACCacaatttattcatctattctcTGTGttgctgatggacattttggcTATTCCCAGTTATGAAATATTGTGAATAACATGGCtactatattttatagttttcagtgtagagatcTTGCATATTTACTTATCTCTTAGTGTTTGATGTTATAGtaaatgttattttgttaaattcCAGTTTCTGATTGTTAATTGTTagtatgtagaattttttttatattgagcTTGCATCtggcaaccttgctgaactcctTGTTCAT
Encoded proteins:
- the HHIPL2 gene encoding HHIP-like protein 2, which produces MLRMSTPNLCGGLHCWAPWLSSGILCLCLIFLLGQVGLLQGHPQCLDYGPPFQPLLHLEFCSDYESFGCCDQHKDRRIAARYWDIMEYFDLKRHELCGDYIKDILCQECSPYAAHLYDAENPQTPLRNLPGLCSDYCSAFHSNCHSAISLLTNDRGLQESHGMDGVRFCHLLDLPDKDYCFPNVLRNDYLNRNLGAVAQDPRGCLQLCLSEVANGLRNPVSMVHAGDGTHRVFVAEQVGVVWVYLPDGSRLEQPFLDLKNIVLTTPWIGDERGFLGLAFHPKFRHNRKFYIYYSCLDKKKVEKIRISQMKVSRADPNKADLKSERVILEIEEPASNHNGGQLLFGLDGYMYIFTGDGGQAGDPFGLFGNAQNKSSLLGKVLRIDVNRAGSDGKRYRVPSDNPFVSEPGAHPAIYAYGIRNMWRCAVDRGDPITRHGRGRIFCGDVGQNRFEEVDLIVKGGNYGWRAKEGFACYDKKLCHNASLDDVLPIYAYGHAVGKSVTGGYVYRGCESPNLNGLYIFGDFMSGRLMALQEDRKTKKWKKRDLCLGSTTSCAFPGLISTHSKFIISFAEDEAGELYFLATSYPSAYAPHGSIYKFVDPSRRAPPGKCKYKPVPVRTKSKRIPFKPLAKTVLDLLKEQSEKAARKSATLASGTAQGLSQKGSSKKLASPTSSKNTLRGPGTKKKAKVGPQVPQGKRRKSLKSHSGRMRPSAEQRRAGRSLP